Within the Pseudomonas chlororaphis subsp. aurantiaca genome, the region CTGCTCGATGGCGGCCGGGTTGCTCAGGGGGATCTGCTTGTACGCCGGCCACTTGCGCCATTGCACGCCGTAGATCTCACCCAGGTCGTCCTCGCCCTGGCGGAAGGGGTTGGCCAGCCATTGCGCGTTTTCGTTGGCGTTCTGGTCCCAGACCTTGCAGCCCAGGGCGCGGAATTCGGCGGCGTTGTTCACCCCACGGAGGAAACCGCACATCTCGCCGATGGCCGACTTGAAAGCCATCTTGCGGGTGGTGATCGCCGGAAAACCTTCTTTCAGGTCATAACGCAGCATCGCGCCGGGAAAGCTGATGGTGTTCACGCCCGTGCGGTTGGCCTGCTTGGTGCCGTTCTTGATGACGTGAGCGACCAGATCGAGATATTGCTTCATGTATTACCTGTGTCCTTGAAGGCAGGGCTTGCGCCCTGCGATCCGAATTAGAGCGCGGCGTCTTTCGCCGCCGGTGCCGCTGGAGCGCGGTGGTAGGCCAGCCAGATCAGGAACAGGCCGCCAACGATCATCGGCAGGCACAGCACCTGGCCCATGGTCAGCCAGTTCCACGCCAGGTAACCCAGCTGCGCGTCCGGGACCCGGACGAACTCGACGATAAAACGGAAAATACCGTAAAACAGGGCGAACATCCCGGAAACCGCCATGGTTGGGCGAGGTTTGCGCGAGAACAGCCAGAGGATGAGGAACAGCGCCACACCTTCCAGGGCGAACTGATACAGCTGCGAAGGATGGCGCGGCAGCTGGGCCGGATCGCTGAACGGCGGGAAGATCATCGCCCACGGCAGGTCGGTCGGCTTGCCCCACAGCTCGGCGTTGATGAAGTTGCCGATGCGCCCGGCGCCCAGGCCGATCGGCACCATCGGCGCGACGAAGTCCATCAGCTGGAAGAACGACTTGTTGTTCTTCTTGCCGAACCACAAGGCCGCCAGCATCACCCCGATGAAACCGCCGTGGAACGACATGCCGCCTTTCCAGACTTCGAAGATCAGCGTCGGATTGGCCAGGTAGGCGCTCAGGTCGTAGAACAGCACATACCCCAGGCGCCCGCCGACAATGACCCCCATCGACATCCAGAACACCATGTCGGAAAGCTTTTCCTTGGTCCAGGTCGGGTCGAAGCGGTTCAACCGGCGCGACGCCAGCAGCCAGGCGCCACCGATGCCGATCAGGTACATCAGGCCGTACCAGTGAATTTTCAGCGGGCCGATGGCCAGGGCCACCGGGTCGATCTGCGGGTAAGGCAGCATTGCGACTCCTCGTTAGAGTGAAACTCGATTTGCGCCGCGACCATGTCACGCGCGGATTAAGCCAGGATTGCGAAACCTGTCAGAGCAGAAACGTCAGGCCGACCACGAACAGCAGGCCGGCGAACAGCCGCTTCAACAGGCGCGGCGACAGCCGATGGGCCAGTCGCGCGCCGAACCGGGCAAAGACCA harbors:
- the lgt gene encoding prolipoprotein diacylglyceryl transferase — encoded protein: MLPYPQIDPVALAIGPLKIHWYGLMYLIGIGGAWLLASRRLNRFDPTWTKEKLSDMVFWMSMGVIVGGRLGYVLFYDLSAYLANPTLIFEVWKGGMSFHGGFIGVMLAALWFGKKNNKSFFQLMDFVAPMVPIGLGAGRIGNFINAELWGKPTDLPWAMIFPPFSDPAQLPRHPSQLYQFALEGVALFLILWLFSRKPRPTMAVSGMFALFYGIFRFIVEFVRVPDAQLGYLAWNWLTMGQVLCLPMIVGGLFLIWLAYHRAPAAPAAKDAAL